In the genome of Drosophila kikkawai strain 14028-0561.14 chromosome 2R, DkikHiC1v2, whole genome shotgun sequence, the window aaaataaaaaaataatattaatatgttTTAAGCTCTTTTTCAgatatttatatgtaaatttattaaagataTTCAAGCAAAAAACATAGTAAATATGTATTTGAACTTCTTTCTATGAAAACCTTACGTTTCCTTTTATTCCTCTGTCctttaaatggaaataatatatttaaacgagATTTTTCCTCCTATCAAATGTGGCTTCCTTCAGAAAGAGCATTTCGATGAGTCCCCACCAGCTTCCTTTGATACTCGTTGCCTGGCTCCAGCCTGGTCGCCGTCTGAGCCTCGGTTTCTGTTCTTAAAGGGCTGCGCATGCGCAGAACACATGCCGTGGGCACTGCGCTGCTTCaactgccgccgctgctgctgctgctgctgctgatgcgaGTGCTTGCCACTGCTGCAATAAACGTCAAAATGCGGCCCATTGCTGTCCATTTCATCAACGTGTGAAATAAATCACTCAAAGTGCTGCGGATCCATTAAGGGCAGCCGCAGTCGGGAGCAGCAACACAGGCTGTGTACCTTTGCCTGTGCTGTGTCTTGtggtaaatacatttttagcaTTTTGTCTGCTGATACCTTTGGGTGTTGTACATGGCAGCGACGACGtcatgacgatgacgatgatgtcGACGGCTGCTCTTTGCTGCAACAATAAAGACTGCATGCCACTGGCCACGCTTTTTGCGGCAGAGCTCTGAatctggctttggctttggctgtGGCTCTGGCTCCACATGTTGTTCACCTTTTGCAATTCCAGTCTGTGCCGTGCCTCACCTTGGTTCTGCCTTCGACTTTGACTTTCCATTGCGGGATTTCGCTTTTCGGCGTGCTACGCGCCGGGGCCAGAGCATGCAAAAAtccaaattatatttttcttcagagcttaaattcaattaacggCCGTGCCAGGAAAatcacttgaaattgaaattacgACAGCCTGCTTGCGCTTTCCTTGcctcttatttattatttctcatttttttttgtacgtTCTCAAAGCCAGATTCGGATTCGAAACGAAACCCAGGCCTGGCATTAATGCAAGCCTGTGCCGCCTGCCACTAGGTAAACAGAAAGTTGATTGAAAGTTCCAGGCCAGCGCCAGCTGGAAAATGAAAACTGCCGAAGCAGTGAGGCCGATAAAAATCAGGGGAAGGCGAGAAAAATTAGATTTGGCTCAATTAAATGCAGAAATATGCAAGCAGGCTGAGGAATGTGGGTAAACTTGGCTTATGGAAAAGTgggaaaagaaagaagaaggcCAAGAATAAAGTAGCAAGAGCTAGGAGGAGGAAAGATACTATTAAGAACTctgaaatgtaattttttcttcttaaaaatatttttaaaattaatttaatgcacAAAATATTAAGGCAttcctatttttatttagcttaGTTACTGGTAGTATTGGCAATCAATTAGGCAGCCAAAGACATTGTTATTCTCGGtaattgtaataattaattcatAATATCTCAATTGTGAAAACAACCTCTGGCTGATATCAATCAAGGtgcacaaatatttgccaCCTGCCACCGCCACCCACTCATTAGTACAGGCCCCCTCCCTTGGGGCcctaaatatatacatatatttttgcctGGGGGACACTTTGTACTTTCTGGCCATTGTCATAAAATGCAACTAATTGCTTTAATTTGCAGCACTCACACACCGCACGCACCGCACACACTTGTAACAACAACTGGCAATCGTTGATGCATATAAATCTTATTGGAACTCTTTCTacttaattagttttaatgTCGCACAAACAAAAGCGCATAACTAACAATTAAGGCAACTATGTGCATACTTCATATACTATGTGAATTTTGCCAGAAGTATGGAGTATGGAGCATAAATCTTAATTACGCTTCGTCGAGCGTAAATCATCATCAGCGGCAGAAGCCTCAGTCTCGGCCCCAAGTCTCGGCTTTTTGGCCTCTGAGGCCCAGGCCGGATTGATTCAGGCGGAGGCAGCACTTCTCCAGCAAGTCTCCCTCGAACTTTGACAATTTCTTCGGCATTTctgagtttttattttttacgaGCTCAGCTTCCGGACTAACTGGCGACTGTCGGAGGAGGATACTTAACCCTGTTTCGGGACTTTTGCCAAATCTAATTCTGGGTTTCCTCAAATTAGATGCAAACAGGGAGTAACTGGCTTTGTGATTTATGTTTTCAAATCTTATTTAAAGAGATCCTTAGTTACTTCTTCCTTTAAAGCATCTTAAAACGAATCTAATATCTGCTCTTAGTCGGCGCAATTCAAAACGAAATTTCTTACAAGTTGTAAAGATTAAAAGTCCATTAGGCAGCGGCGACCGCACGTAAAACTTGTTTGGACGGACGGGGAGGGACCCTGGTCTTCTTCACAGCAATGCAATCACTCAAATTGGCCAAAGGAGGCAGTGGCATTacgtgaaatattttaatccaTAAGATGCAGTTAAGTGCATCCATCAGCGTGTATttagaatttaataaatacgGAAGCGAGAACACGACTCTGAACACGACTTCCCCCCGACTCCTTCTGGCAAATGCACTTCGAgaggtattttaatttatttaaatttctgccGCACTGCAAATTGGCCCGGTCCACACGACTTGGCCAAGTAAGAAAAGTGAACATCCATTAGTTGTGCTAATGATGCGCAACCCACTTTGCACTGCTCCGCCCCAAGTGGAACGCCAAAGCTCCTCCTTTTTGCCAGAGTCACAGGCATAGTCAAAGCCGAAGTCAAAGTCAAAGCAAAAGCTAGTGCCAGAGTCAGAAGCGAGTGTCCTGTGCCGGGACTTAGCCTTCTACTTTGAAACGCATTTGGCCAGTTTGGTTAGTTAGCTGCACTCCCTAATGGAAGGAGTGGAAAGTGGCAGCAGGAGTCCCTAGCGAAAGAGGTTTTCTCAGCTGTATAGTGGGAATAGTAAATGCTGTGAGTGCAGCCCAAAACCTTTCATTAACATGTGTCTATATAATCAAGATTTTATTAGAATTCACTTGCacttttatacatttttgtattcttttacAAATACACCTGAAATAAAAAGTAAgaatcaaattatttaaaaatagactTTAAATAGAAGCCATAGTTACCATTAATTGATTCAAATAGAACTCATAGGGAATATGGCCGCTGATAGGATCTATGGCCACCGGCCACATTTCGTCCATTTCCTCTTGGGTAAAGGGTTCGCCCTCCTCCATCATCAGTTTGCCAAAGCTCTCCTTGGTCAGATAGCCCTTGTTTTCCGGGTCCAGGATCTTGAAGGCCTGAAGAATCTTCTCTGGTGGTGCAGGCTCCATTCTGGTATAGATATAgctaatattttctaaaaggtGTAAACCATAGATTATACTCACTTTCTCTCCATGAGCAACTGGGAGACATGGGGCAGGAACTTGGTCAAGTGCACCTCGCCGCTGGTCTCCTCCGATTCGGTGGCCGAGATTACCTCATTCACCTCCTGTTCGGTGGGCACACAGCCCAAAAGACGTAGAACCGTGCCCACTTCACGGACATCAATAAACTTGTCGCCATGGTGatcaaaaacacaaaaagcaTCGGAAATGCGCTTCTCCAAGTCGTTGTTTACtggaaaatattcttaaattagTTCAATATAACTTGGTAAACTTGTAATAATATATTAGaattatgttttatattttttttaacaacaattacaatCGGAATCCATGTTGCACGCTTAAGCTCGGCCTGGCAAGTGAGCCAAGTCATGGGTGGGCAGAATTAAATCAATATGGGAACGTAAAAACAAACTTTGTTGCCAGGGGCGATATACTATATGAAATATGGACGACGAGGGAAGGAATGCAGCAGGCTACACTACTACCTACCACTATTCCTGCTTAACGTTTTTATGTACTTCTTATGGCCGATTTCATTTTGGGATCGACCAGATCCAAATCCACACAAGGCGAGGCCAGTTGGGTCTCGTCTTCGGAAAAGCCATCATAGAGCAGCGGCCCATTAGGCAGCTCATGGAGGCCATCATATTGGCCCATTACCATTTCGCCTGAGCTCGGTATGGAACACGGAAGTCCTCTCCGCCTTActtggcgctgctgctgctctcggccagcagcagcaacaagtgCATTTTCGGAGCTGGGCCCACTTTAATGGAAATTACTGCACCGCTTGCCATTAATTTTCCCTCACATTTGTCTGGCCATCTAAGACGCAGAAGTTGCTGTAGCTTCGCTGGCTTGAAGCCCGGCTGGCTCTCAACGCTTTGGATTCGATTAAAAAATGGCAAAGCCCAGTACGAGACGAGAACTGCTTCATTCACGCTAATGCGTGTCGTGTACAACACGCTTGCCACTTGAGATGAGCAGAGTTGAGATGCTGCCGCATCTCCTAGATGCGATTCAGAGCCCCCGCCcccagtcgtcgtcgtcgtcgtcgtccacCCATCAGCACCATCGGATCGGAGCCACGTACTTGCAGCGGCCTATCTGCCGCAATCTCCCTTGCCGGTCTCAGCCCTGAATCTGGACCTAAaactgaatctgaatctgcactttaatatttttggaaatttttaGAGACTGTAGgattaagaaattataaaagtcctgttacaaatttatttgttaattgtttttttgaattttctaAAACTCTTAAAGTGTATTAATTACTAAGATTGTCTTATATCTAATGAGAAATCCCTAATTTTAACATTAATTTCTCTTGGTGTAGGCCTGAACTTGGCTTtggcctgggcctgggctACTGCCATAAACACTAAAAGTGTTCGTCATTTGCTGTTCCAGATCCAATTAACCATTTTGATGCATTTGCCTCCATTaactttttctctctttctggCCGCTTAGAGTCCCAGCCAGGGACCAGGGACCAGGGACCCTTTGCCCAGTCGCAGTCTGTTGCAATTTCGCTGCTGACTTACAACGTGATCGGGAGTTTGTCTTGGCCCATCTTCAACTTACATACCACACTGTATTGTGGCCATATCTGACGACGTGGCCGTGACTCGCAGACACTCGTATGAGCCCCTTCCTGGGCCaggacggagacggagacggagtcAGAGTCGGAGCTGTTGCAAAGTACTTTGTAAATGTTGGCATGATTTAAGTCGGCTCTTAGTCTCTTTATTCTGACATTTACCCCAGGTTTGTCTATTAGGCATgcgattaaaatttaaattgaagtcGCGCTGACTCCGCTCCTCTGCGGGATTGGGTTTCAGCATCTCCGACTTCGGGGTTCGGGGTCCGggg includes:
- the LOC108082153 gene encoding dynein regulatory complex protein 8, with translation MERKMEPAPPEKILQAFKILDPENKGYLTKESFGKLMMEEGEPFTQEEMDEMWPVAIDPISGHIPYEFYLNQLMVYL